gaggaaaatttgtgatttaaagaGACTAATCACCGAATGTGTTTACATTCTAAATAACACCtcgacgaaaacaatcggcgaccTCAAAAAAAATTAGTCGAGCGTTATTACCGACTTTTtcattattctaaaaatttctatttttcacagttacagtatattttatatgtaaataaaagagaaaatgtctaaatttaaaaaccttttcgcgggccggatgaaacgttgtcgcgggccggatgtggcccgcgggccgcaacttGCCCAGGCCTGGCCTAGATCTATTAAATTTGctataaatatccaaaattagaaaaaaatttcacaactcaTTTGGGTTTTTGTTAGTTTGTGGGGTTCAACACCCAAACGTCGAACGTTTTCAATAGGAtcggatttacatatttatcgcgggggagaggaaaggcgataacaCAACTTAATCATAAGGACAACAACGGCCTCTCGTACgattaccagtctatgtcgggtatgggattagttagccagttatttgttttcggaagcatggacttgatgacgGAGGAAGCCATGACCGACCAACGGTTACGTGGAACACCCTATGGCgttgaggagtccagcaatcctctcgcacataactatccccgcatatgattcaaacctgcgaaccctcgtagggtaatcagaggtgcggtggcgagcgtattcctaacgcttagcacgatgcaccacaccgACCAGCCAACCAGTACCCAAACTGAAACAGTGGGATTCGTCAGATGCATCGCGATCACTAAGCAACTTCAGCAGTAGGTATCAATCAGGTCCTCCTGGCGTTCTTTTTCCAAAAGAATGAACTTTGCTTCTGTCACAATATAAATGTCCTTTTTGAATATTGTCTGGGGTCATATGTATCCTGAATGACTGAGGCCTTTTTACTGTCAGGGTCTAAAAGctataataaaaaaagattttccaTTCCGGAAGCTCAGTACAGTATATCTATAAGTTGATGCTATTTCATATTACATCTTCCTATAAAAAACGATATTGGAAAATCCGCACTTTtagagaaaacaaaattaaatagcAAGCACGTcatttttgttagtttttaacATGTTGTTTTGTTACCATGAGGTGAATAGTGACATTGACCATCCAAATGCAATAAGTAATCTAAAAACATTCGAATATTTAACCAACAGTCATCCTTATTAGCCATAGGCGGTATTTTAGAGGTCCAGTGTGTACTCGCACGGCGCAATAGCATCCGTGAATACCAACAACTACAAATATTTCTGATCTCACCGTCAGTAGTCTTATCCAAACTATTTCATTTCTCGTCGTTATCAATTCAATATAACACACGCATTCCATGCTAATAATTGAAAGTATTTGAAATCACAGAGGAAAATGAAAATCcttataaaatatttccactGTATAGCTTATTTTCTATTTCGCACATTTATTACGAAAAATTCTATATAAGGGCAACAATTCACGTAAACAACCGAGTTTTTCTCCAAGGTGACGTAAACTATTAGATTGCTTAGAATGACAGCAATTCCGAACAAAAATCTTTCTAATTTTACGAAACAAATTCTTCTTTCTTGATTCTCTTtccttaatttttttcaataatttttcttcCTCTTGTTCCTTTTCACGGAAAGCCTGAACGATaataaatggtaaaataatCTTCAGAAATTCTCTTCATCAAAGCAAATGAGTAGTAAGACATTACCCATACTGAAAATATCACATTccttttttttgttataaaactAATTAAAACTTATTAACTAGGTAATATACACggaaataaaaaatgttgtgCCAAAGAAATAATTATGTGCACAAAAACGTAATGCAtcaatataattaaattataacttACATTTTCAGTCTCAATTTCCATTTTTAAGAAAAGTTTCGTTCGTTCTAATCGACTCACACGAcatttattatcatatttttcatttgcGGTATTTTTCATCTGAAATGTGCGACATTTACAAGTGATGTCGGGACTCGGAGACATGTGCTGGATTTGTCCATACAATCAAGAtaccaatggacctttccccgacctttgacccttgGAAAATtttccctatactttaccattgcaaaattgtcaaggctattttaagagtgcttttgcgagttggcgtctgtaaaatggggtatgtgtttcaaaccatcattatgattcatcgcatacaacaatctgttttttaaaagtaccggtaaaatatttcaggctagtctatcacagctatttctacactaatttttattactgcaattgaattaaaactcctagaaagacagagtgatcattgaattatctgatttttatttaagttcccaaaacacaactgaaaactaacgaatagagttaaaaaacgcaaaaatggggtaatgtttacaatcacgcttgaaaatctgtctgagtgagaaaagtgtctgagcggatgcgaaaagggggcattgttacgtcactttttgcatcttgctgattggccaatgtcgcgaagtaaacaaggaagtcgatgctcggggaaaggtccattgaaaTTAAACATAGAAACATTTCCACAAAAATTGCAACTTTGTCATGAAATTTTTTCAATGTCACTTCGTGTTTAAGAGTAAAAAATGAAACCAGTTCGATTGATAGGATCATGTAATAAAGCAACCAAGCATAAGACCTACATACAATATCAAGCTTTTAATATAATACATCTTTGTACAAGGCATTATACAACCGTACATCTTACCCAATTCAAAGTTTTCGGACTTTAAACACCAGGTATTTCGCTGCAAATTTTGCGATGCCGCAAACCCATATCGTCGTTTTGTTTCGAGTTCGGTTGTAGAAAGGTAGTGAACTCATCAACATTGGTATCTAGATTATTTTGTATCATATTTATGTGACGGTTTGTTCTTTTCATGTAATCTTATATTACCTGCTCTTATTGTTAAAGAGATTGTTCGGCATGGTTTTCTGAAACGATGTAACTTATTGTTCGTGAGttggaaacaaaaaaatactGGTTACAAGCAATATACAAATGTAACTCTTTATCTTCCCAAGTGTCGTTCTTCAAAATCCACCAATATTCTGTTTAAAACTGACAAAACTTTCATTGAACgtgtaaatataccggtattGGAGTTGACAAGATGCCATACTTATTAAAGTATGATACCTGAAATATCGCATATCAGTTTGTCAAACAGAATATGTTAGTTGGCGGAGAAAATGGAAGACTAgttaattaattgaaaaatttacccAATCTTTGATAGAGTtgaaattttcgttttttttggGGGACTATTTCGTGACTTATAGAATATTGTAGGCATTTCAAAATACGGCTTTTCTTCGTTTGTTTCATTATCATCTGTTTGTagtttgttatttttacttgGAGTCCGAATTCGCCTCTTCAGTTGATTCATCTGCAGGAAAGATTAAATTAATTCAAACAGTACAATGTTGTTGCATTTCGCTATCTAACCAGTTCGActtattttattcacaatttttctaGCTTCACATAATGAGATCGAAAAAATGCAGACGAGTGAATGGAAAAGTCGTGTTGGTTGATATAAAAATTCAACACTTTCTAATTTTAGGGAATTAAAACAGTGGGTTATCACAGTATTCATATATTACAACACACATCCAACCTATAGCCCGACAGAACAATGGAACAAGGACCGAACCTCGTTTTgagacataaatttttttttattgttcaattatatttttgatgacATAAAATATGATATCTGGGTGGATGGGGAGCCTACAATGCTGACCAAAATTTTGTGAATAGATTTTCGTTAGCCTTCACACGCAAAGTTAAACGCCCAAATAATCTgcttatcaatattttttttggtttATATTGATGATTATTTAAGAGCTACACGattattttttgaagaaaaaattactttaaacatttttttacaattttagaAATTTCACAGATGTTCATAGAAACAGACAGTATAGTTAGACTCGCCCACTGAAAACGAGGCACACCCCTTACGCTTGATTTCAATGACCATACTTTCATATTGAACCTACTTTCTGATGGGAATCGGCATAGGAAAACATGTATTCAACACCATTACACATTCCTACACAGATACAACAAGCATCATTAAGATCGATGGCGCATTCACAAAACCCATCCAAATAAAACGTGGAACACGTCAGGGGTGCCTTCTGAGTCTGCTCCTCCACTTGTTGTGAGACGAGCTGATCCTAGAAATCAAGATCATTGGTGGAATTGCTTTtggaaaaatataaacaaaactaGAGAAGTGTACCGAGGACACCGGCTTTTCAATAAGATGATGCTTTGTGTTTCTCCAAAATGTTGTGTCCCACTTGCATCATGTGTCCAGGAGAAGTGGggcacgtggtacaagtgggacacacCGTGATGGTTTCCCCTCGACTCAATTTGTCTTCACCCGCATGTAacaatacataaataaaaaagCAAGTGCGATAGAGATGCGAGAATAGGTAATCACGGCATATTCCGGCGGTATCGACGTCAGGATCTGCCAAAAGCATGCAGTGTTCAAATCATGGTTTTAATAAGGCATTTCAACTCGGCTATCGAAAACGGAGAACTCGCGGAAGAGAATATTCCTCGCTGGCGAGTTTTCATCAGCCCCTTTTTTTCCATTCACGAGTTCACCTCAATCAGCCAAAACTTCATTGGTGCTGTTTAATAACATTGTTCAACAGCGAACAGAGAAAGAATTTACATTACATGAAACAGATAGACAATGTTCAAGAGAGTATTACCAATTTATATCAATGTATTTTACATGTTCTAGCAAGGCCGTGAAGCGAGCAACTTGTACCTTCAGACTCACATGCATGAATTAAGTGCACAAAACGAATAATGAATGCTCATTCATTAAAGCACAAAATTTTACTTGGATATGCTAATTTGCAACAGGAGGCACTACACAAGTATGAAAGACAATTGggcaataataaaaatgaatcaaTTAATTTTGATAGGCGTGGCAGATACCCAACGTACGCTTATCCAAATTTATAATGAATCTCGATACAAGGAAATAGTAGataaaattacgtaaagtcctATGGTTtcgaaaaatagtaaaattatgaaattgtcAAACACATTTGAAGTAAAGTGACTAATAGCCTTTTCCTTCACTGCCTCGTGTAATGAAAGCGAATAAACAAGTATATTATTAAGGTGATGCACAACGTTTATACGCCAAGCAAGCGACACCAAAATAGTATATCAATTATCACCTAACACACCCGAAGTAGAATGTAAACATCATCGACTAGATACAGACTACTTTTCTCTTacaaaaagaatttgaaaaacaaaaaattaaaatataacaagAAATAGGTTATGAGAGAGCAGTCAGGAATATTAAAAAGGCAGTAAAGGGACAAAGAATAAAATTGTGTGCTTCTGAAAAAGTTATAGCTGTATCTTCATGAATGCTACTTCAGCTTAATTAAAATAATCCCCCTCTTAAACAAAGCTGGCATTTTTTGCAACAAACTCCAGATGGATTTGCTAAAGAGAATAAACAATTTAGACCAGCGGTTCCCAGAGGGGCCGTTGTGGCAATTTGGTAAGTGCGCCTAGGAAATTAACAGAATTGCGTTAAAcctaactaatatatgattggaGACTTTAAGTATTGTAGACACTACTTGATGCAATTCTGCGAGCTGTAGTTTATTATCTTCTGAACCCATTTAGCAAACATGAGtgatattttagtattttaaagGAAAATTGAACAGAGATGAGAAAGAATAGTTGACCCTTTGTCTTTAATCTTTAGGTCAACatatttacaaactttaaaaaagcATAAGTACACACTAAGGATcttaaaattgagttttatttatatggccatcactttttttttgtgtaagtgCATTCTTCTCCTGATAATTTGGCACCGCACaaaaaaaagttcgagaaccgcAGACTTAGACAattccaaatatattttaaaacgaGATGGAATTCAGCATATCCACTCAAAGTATATCCTTATTAATCCTTCAAATCATCAAAGCCCCGACATTGATCTGTAAAGCTGATGTGACCAGGTGCCATGATAGGTGAGGACCAATGTGCTGAGCTGGTTCGTTTAAAATACCGAGATTTTGATCCTCTGAATATTTTCTCCAATTTCAACTCTTCAAGAGCATTGCGAAATACAATTTGCAGATCGGGTGGAGTGTAATATTGTTTAATGATCAGAGAACGAAGCATGGAACCTGCAAATAAAAGTACACTATCGATGTTTGTTGCATGCAAATATTGCAAAGCAGTAGTTTGAGCAAAGAAGTGATCGAAACTTCTACAACGAGTCATCATCCAATAATTTTGTTTGAGCCGGTAACGACTAACAATATTAAATAAGTGTATAAGTGTAAATTTGTTCTGAATATGTATGCATATGTTAAAATACATATGCATATGTATTTTTTTGGAGTTGCCGTTACTGCCGTACAATTTATGAAAAATCTTGGATGTTAAGTAATCATTTTTTACATTCATCGATAAATGTTGTATCCACCGCACCATgtcaaaaatttcacaaactttAAAAATCCACACATGGACGATATGTTCtgaatcaggggtgtgcaacctgcggcccaaaACGGAAAATTGTGCATCACGCGGgtaagtgccaattttgaatggtctGCAGCCCGCGAAACAACtttgttaatttagtttaatctgacATATGTGAGTAATTCTAATccttttgcgttgcaaagcctatacctaaGTCCAATTTATTCtaatctatgcctatgacgttacaatacttttttgggtactcccgtagtatgtgaaccaagatggcggacaccgcaactagcctggtacacatactacaccCTGGTGTCCggcatcttggtacacatactacaggagtacccttttTGCATTGGTAACCACTAAGAAGCCCAtgataaataaaggtgcggcccgcggttatttgtatctggctctcctgtattaaagattgcacacccctgttgtaaatgaaaaacaacattCTACCTTTCGACCATCTTGGTACTACTTTTCTTGGATTGTCCTCATCGTCAGTACTGTCATCACTTGCAATATCATCTATGTTATAATTATCTTCTGTAGATGGAGCAAAAACTTTGTTCTTACGCAGTAGAGTTATGTCATATGACTGCGGGGAATCatgctgaaaatattttataaaggtAATTCACTCTGCTCCCGCAAAATAtcaaaaggaaatttcagtatataataaattataataatataaaaatatgaataaaaatataagtccgacttatttatataaaacagCTGTACAATCTCTAACTTCCtcgaataattattttttgctttataaaaatattcagatGAAAAAGTTATGCAGCTGAGAAATCCATAAATAAAAATGGTAACTGAATAATGCTTGTAGAATCTGATTTTGAATGTGACCAGAACCCaatgaaatttattattctgACTGAAACGCGTTCTGAAATAATACTTcataattttggaaaaaaatttgcacAAATAGTTgtgaatttatataaattgaaattggatGATTTTATTAGTTGAGAAATGAGATAGACATTATTTCGATGATTTTTTCACAGCGTCAAAACATAAAGTCTGTTTTTTTCCTATTAGATGTCGAATGATCAAAATAGCAATTCTTACAATCAAGCTATTCTACTAAATTTTGGATACTaagtggacctatgaatcgttttgttattttgttagcatttcatttcttcttcttgttctgaaaaaaatagtttttctcatcaactactggaccaattgctttgaaattctcagtggttgaagattcaATAAGTTTTGGATATCCATGATAGAGTTACCGAACACTGATGACAGGAGATTATACAAACCAGATGAGATGTGTTCTGTTCCTTTGTAAAAGTAGAGTTCTGATTACTAGGTCCAGGAGTATGGTGTAAACTCTGATTGAATGTTGTAGGATTCATTGCTTTTATTCTTTCTTTTTCCTGTTTATGTTCTTCTTCCAATTTTTTCAACCTTTCATTTGATTCCTGAACAGGGTTTCGATTTAGAAAAAGCGACAATTACAATATTTTGTACAGACCAACCACAAGGTATTAAATTAAACGCCGAAATGAAATTGAAGACAAAAACATTTCTTCCATCTACGACTGAATCCTGCATAAGGCAAAGTACTACTATCATAATAACGGTCCCATATTTAGCAATGACCATGAACGGCAAAGTATAACAATGTTTTATCTTGTGACCCCATATGACAGATTCAGATAACCGGAtaagaatttttgaattttaaaatgaaaagaaagaaaacctgaatttttcttaatttctcTTTTTCTGCAATTTCTTTTTTCTTGCGTTTTTCTTCATCAAGTCTCTTTTTCTCATGTTCTCTTTGCAATCTCTCCTACAAAAAATAGCGCGGCAATATAAAGTACAAAAAAGCAACCTTTCTCTTACAGTAAAATGCATAAAGAATATTTGGTGAAACTTCGTTATGACCAATGATGTCAGACCAAAACACAATTGTCATTGCCAAACAGACCTCCTCTCGTCTCATTTCGGCTTCTTTTCTTATTTCTTCTCTTCGATGCTTAAACTCCTCAGCTCGAGCAATTTCTTCTCTTTTTCTTCTCAAGGCTTTTTCTTCCGCCAAGGCCTTCGCCTCTTGatgttttctttttcttgctTCTTCCTTTTCTTTTCTTCTCATAGCTTCTTCCTGCCGCCTGAGAGCTTCTTCTTTGAGTTTGAGTTGAGCCTCCTTTTCGTTTTCAATTCGTTCTTGTTCAATACGTGCAGCTTCTGCATTTTTCTTTTCGATTTCctcctaaaaaaacaaaaagattACGATAAGACACAAAGTTGCATTAGTCCACATTAATACATGCAATTTGTTGACGAGGTAGCTAAAAATGATCAGCATAAAATCATGTGCATGGATGCCCAAAATGGTTTGCAACCAGCAAATTTGAAGGGAAAATAACTTGAATTTGcgaatatatgaaaaatatcaatttagaacACCCTTCTGGAAGGCAATCCCACTTTTACTTGAAAATTCAAACACTACTCTTCCAGTAGCAGaagtaatattatttaaaaattgcaaaccCATGGCATATGGCTTTTACTAAATATTTCTTCAGATATAAAATCaagaaacaaatatatatttttcctgTGGAAATCTACCTGTATTTTCCTTTTCTTCGCAGATTCTTTTTCCATTTTCTGTAATCTGAGTTTATCGGCAGTTTCTGCTTTCACACATTTTGCTTTTTCTTCTTCCTCTCTCTAAAAAGTTAAAAAGGGATTTCATAAAAAACTATGTCCCAGTAGTCCAGTACCACGATATGATCAATTCACATGAGCGTTTACTTGGTGATTTCAGAACCAATGGAATTTACACTAATTAATAATAGCATATTGTAATAACTCGTCGATAGTAATAACAAATTTGAGCTGACGATGCggagtaaacaaaaaaaaaaaagatttagaTAGGAATTTCAATTCAAGTGCCGTATTCACTCGGAAATATTACGGTAACTAAAATCTTCACCTCCATTGTTACTTCTTCCTTTTCTTTCCTCAACTCTTCAgcaatttctttttcttttttcagtttatcGAGTTTTTGTCTAAAACAAATTACATAATTaagtaaaataacaaattattatACTCAACCAGTAATTCTTTTCACTCATATATCTGTCTACTGAGTATAATGACtgagtactcccgaagtatgtgtatgAGTTTCCATCTCTTTAaacaacttggtgtaaagtaggcgaacaaaattagttacctccatacttctggagcgcctaacATTGTACACAATGAACAGTTGTACTGGTATTTAGTAGGCTCTCAAATTGCTTCAAACGTCTGCACTTTCAGAATTAATTTAAACTATGTTGAAATGTTTCTATTACAAAACATGTAGACATAATTTTAGTGTCAATTAACCATGACTTGCAAGTATATTATTAACAATGTTTAAACTCCAAGTAAGAGATTGTGACTTTGCTTGAATGATCCCAGATTTAAGTTTTACACAAGTGCTATAAAAGTCGATAAAGTTGAAGTAGCAAAACAGATTATCAACCTGTCGGATTGCGAAACTTAGCTCATAAGCCTGTTACAACCACATAAATTACAATCTTTACATATACCAGTCTGTGCTTTGACCGACGATAGCTTTTCAGTGGGAAATGTGATTTTAGTTATTTTACTTGAAGCCAAgtttcacaaataaaaatttctacttttccaatattttttcttgttcaGCTTGCTTTTTCATGGCAGCTTCTTGTTCTTTTAACAATTTATGCTCTTGTAATCGTTGTTCTTTTTCCAGTTCctgaaatatattgagaaattTTTCTAGTAAAATACAATCTTAGCATGGCTAACTAGTTAGAATAGACATCG
The genomic region above belongs to Styela clava chromosome 13, kaStyClav1.hap1.2, whole genome shotgun sequence and contains:
- the LOC144431275 gene encoding uncharacterized protein LOC144431275; protein product: MSPSPDITCKCRTFQMKNTANEKYDNKCRVSRLERTKLFLKMEIETENAFREKEQEEEKLLKKIKERESRKKNLFRKIRKIFVRNCCHSKQSNSLRHLGEKLGCLRELLPLYRIFRNKCAK